gaaatttaaatttttctaccTATATAAGATCATTTGTCATCTCGAAGCGAATATGGCACGCCACTATAGTCCTgagacagatttttttttttaaattacgagtaatttaataaatttcaatttcaacgaataaaattattcacattaagttgaaaatgaattattaatccTTTTATTCGAGAATCACAACAGACGAGAGTTCCATATACTCGTACAACGTCATACACTCACGATATTTACAAGCTAGCAGATACTAGACATTGAggcaataattcataaatatacaaacgctagaaaatattacaagagCATCTCGAATCCACATTTTCTTTGTGATATCGATTTCGTATTCCGTTTATATGTACTTCGAAAACGTACAGAATTATCCGTTTCATTGCTTACAATGTTCCAATATATCAGTTATCCGGTGGACTCTCGCTCACTCATTTTTAGACAAAGCTTAAGATATCGAACGCTATTCAAACTTTCGAAATTGGAACGATGTAGGGAATGTTCAAGAACGTAATGTTATCGTTTCCGACTATCGGAATTCGAAATCGATATAGGTTCCGAGAATgtgtaaacatttttcattttaaatacgaCGATATAGCTGACATTATGCTTTGTAACGACAGAAGTAAATTagttatagatatttaattttgactaatttatttaaaactatataacttTTAgtctgatatatataattttaagtcctttttttattgacaaaatatgTTCCCCAACCCAACCGATACCGTCTTAtttgaaacgaaaataatatgcatgagtttttttacataaattttgtaatactttCTAACTATTccattttatactatatttggTAAAGTTACTGACACGATTTGTGCTTAAAGACTTAtgtaatagatttatataaactgccaacattttaatatcttgaaaaattaattagacGTTCTGTTGTAAGATTGTACAAATATTGTTTCCTGGCAAAAGGGTTCCACACATTATCTTCAGTACAAAGCATTTTAAAGTAGGAAACACGACACAACGTAGAATAcctaattaaatagttattcaaTATACGAAATTCAAaggaagtattatatattaaagtatggAAACATCGAAATGCATAGATAAATAGTTAATAGCAGTagttagatatttaataaataacttgatgaatgtaatttttagagataattatttaaaaaaaaacatacaaaagttGAGAGcagttaaaagataaaaaaattatgacataaataaatttagtataaatcaCATCCATCGTTgagttacattaatatattaataaagagcgGGACAGCAGAGAGaactatatattgaaatttgcaTTGCTAAGCTCGTGGTAATAGAAATTATAGTACTGAACACCTGCGCGAGCAAGTGTCTCTAGAGCTATACGACCTCACCTGTACGACGATTTCAACAAAGATACTTCGAAGTTGCTACGTCGCACAAGTATTACGTAGCTTGTAAAGAATCTTGCATGGCAGTGGCTTCGCTTAGCTTCATAGCGCTGGTGTGATAGATCCTTAAaccttattataatatcaatgtatacttttaatttgacaaatttaTCATGaagttaatttagttaataGTTATGAACAATTTACCCAAATTAAGTAACTtcgaaacattataaatattgtgttttgaattaatacaattttgaagtatattttatgatagtATAATCACAGCCTTAAATTATACCGTAGTAAATAAAGCAAAAGTAAAGCATCCTTATTTGAGATCATTTGTTGATCTTTGAGACGGGTCTGTAGTGTCGCAGACATTGGAAAAATCGttgtaaaaataacttatttaatcgTCGCAATCAACGGTCAACGTtgtctttaaataaacaaatattagtatCGTTTGGCACAACTGTTATAGACATCGTAGATGTAAAAGACggtgtattaaattattaattctgaGTAAAGTTAACTATAGCAATACATAAATGATGAAATATTAGATTCTAAGAACAGTTTCATAACAATCAGTCTCAAGCCGCGACGAAAATATGTTAACgcgataaaataatacaatacaatgcaacaaaaaccatttacgacgacaataaattttatattaaagtaaaatacaaataaactcaGAGAGGGTATCACAATATGTACTACTGCTAAACTCTACCGTGACTTGGTCCATCTGAAAATTGTGAGTGAAAAGCAAATTACTTGAACTCACAAAGCCTTTAAGCTCATTCTTTGACAGCAGTGGCAAATATTACTAGAATCAAGCATTTACAATACACTGAACGTCACAAAAAGTctattgatttcaaaataagCCTTCAACGCATGGCGGTGCTCTCCCAGTTTTGACATTTCATTGATGCCGTATATCCTATGCCTCGTTGGAGAATGCGGTCAAGAGCTTTGGAGCTCATTATCAACACAAAAAACCACTTTCTGATCGATGAAAAGCAAATTGAATATTACTCAATTATAGAATGATTTATCTTGACTAGTTAAGATTCAAGTTGGTTCTCatcgtatatatatgtatcaaacTAGACAAAATTAATGAGAAATTATATGGTTaccaataaaatcaaatacaagTCCATAGAGAAGTAAGATGTACGGAATCAATGAACTGTCAAACTAGGAAGTTCACATTCTTGACATGATCATATAGCGTCCGTCTGATAACAGCTCCCTTGTGTCAGATGGAGATCCCGGACTTAGACTTGGAGCTACCGAGGGTGTTGAGTAAGTATCTTTATTGAATTTTCCCAGTCTCCTCTCTGTTTCCGAAGTAACGGAAACTTCTTCTTCTACAATTTGCTCCAAAGGTGTTTCTCTCATTGCTTCGCCATTTATGGCGAGCGCATTAACGAACCCGTGCGCTCTATCGGGCGAAGGCTCATTATATGTTTCGGTTATCGTTTCCGGTAGGACTTCGGTGGCGCGAGCTCGTCTTGCGCCCTTTGTTCTCATACCACCGGTTTCTGCATCTCTCTCTAGTCTATGCCCAGAACGAGAACGCGTAAGCTGTCGTTGAACATAATCCTCCAAAGCGTCTTCCTCGCTCTTCGTTAAATACTTATGGAGTATAATTAAGAAAACTCCAACCCCTAGGGCAAATAAACCAGACCATACGAGTTCGTTAAACCAGCTGACAGATCCGATACTGCTCCAAGATGTAACATCATCGGGAAGCCACCCAGAAGCGACTAAGAACATGCCAAGGACAAGGAATACGACTCCAAGATGGAGCATGCCGACAGAGGAGACGACTTCATTTTCGGTGGCTCGTGATGTCTTGTACCTTCGTCGTTCAAGGCTGCCAGTCGAGCAATGGGGCGAGGTGACTCCCGACTCAGTCGATTGGACGGAGTAGCGACGCTCGCGTGCTCGTTGTTGCTCGGCGCGACGCTTGCGCTCCCGACGGATGGCGAGCGCAGAGTGCAGGCCCACCGCGTGCATCCTGCAAGCACGGGCACGGGTGAGCGCGTGCACGAGCGGCGCGCGGCCGCAGGCGCGGGTTGCCGCACGCCTAGAGGAGTCCGCCGACCCGTGCCCGTGCCGTGCCGTGCCGCCCGATACACGTATAATATAAGACTTGATTTCTACGTTTCAACAACAACTAGATATGTTTActacttacttttaaatatgtgttagtattaaataatattttaagtctgttaataataagaaatcaagtcttaaatatttattattataaatgtcttaagataaatgtatttttatcattaaaataatgtccAATTTGTtaggttaatatttaaataagttatgtttttgttttaaaaactctGTGatgcagattaaaaaaaatgtaatgggAAGGTCACTGTAACTCATACAACCCGTTTTTGAGTACGTCATGAAATGAAAAGGAAACGGCTGACCCTTCGTTACGAGCTTCATAAACAGCGAGATAAAGCAGACCCAATACTGGATACTATTTCTTGGATTTATGTATCCTACATCCTACGGTTTAATACTTTGACATCGATTCAATACTTCGACTCGATGCCGCCTTAGCCATTTACTCGTTcagtgtataaataataatttgtttcttaatattGGAATATTGGACTTTTCATTATGTCGAGCAATATACCCATTTATGAATTCCCATTAAATCGGAGTTTGAAATCACGTATGTGATTATCATGTAACTAGGCGGTACTTGTATTGTTAGGAAGAAGCTTATTTAAAGTTTGCACCTTTGGTATCGATCATGGATAATCTTATTAATAGTTTCGCCAGTGATAACAAACGATAAGAAAAATTCTTATATGAAGCTATCCTTGATAAcctaatatatacaaacatataggtacatacatattaatataatgttataatatcataattctaTACTAAGTATCGGCTATGAATAGAAGTTCTAGCATTTCATACTAATTTATctattagtttaaatttaaaaaatggaactaaatacaaattttcCAAGTGCATATAAAGCTAGTGTCGAGTGCCATTAATCTGAACAGCACTCGAGTGTCACTTAATCAGATCGAGTTGATACGAGTTTCAATGGGAATTTTTTAAACTGTTGTAACTTTTGAAAATATCGGTATGAAATTATGCAATGgaaatattgtatgttatatttatcgatttttaaagaaataacctGATTCAGACGGAAATTACAGCGTCTGTTATTACAGCGTCAGAAACAATATATAAGATCGAGTGCTTTATTTTAACCAAGGATGTCGtcttttcaacattttaatgaCCCAGTAATATGAATGGACGTTCTCACCATTCATCATTCAGATTTATATTAGAAGTTAGTATTACGAGACAGGTGTCGACTCAACAAGTCTGGATTTCTGCCAAGTTAGAAATTTCAGCGTTCAAGCAGTCAGGAAAATACCGATTTACGATTtcctaaaatgtatttatcgtTGCGCACCCACTAGTCGTGACTGCCGACTATAACTTAAGTAGCAAACCATGTCATTTCCATTATGTAATCTTGTATGTCCGTTAAATCCGTCcggtgtaaatttatttttctagatTTCTACTATACTTTCATTTTGTTTGCCTAGTATCGATCTTGAATTAATAGATTGACCTATGCAGCCCGTTCTAcgtatttctaaaaataaattgatgtttATCGCTAACGAGGTTACATGTTAAGatcttatacattatataacccTTTCCATGCACTAATTATTACCATTGTTACAACTAAAGatctaataacaatattaaaaaaatctaccatcAATTCGGAAAATAATATCTTGAACTTGGGAATAATCCGCGGACGtatgtcatttatataatttttgtttacatttattactcATTATTTAAAACGACCTGGAAGCGATAGTTTTATTCCCACGGCGTGTTATTATTTACAaccattagttttataataaaccttTAATGAATAAACGttactagttatttttttaaaaactttattgttgaaatattttaaatatttctaccgTTCAATTCGGAGCACAGCTTTGAAATTCATTTCTTAATTGAGAATTTCTAAAGCTATCAGTAAGTTTAAGgttccaaaaatattaatgagaaTTCTCATGGCTACATGTGAAGTTTTCATACTTGATCCTACACAAACGCGTCGTGTACAATGTTAATGAATTTCTACGATTGCAATTACTAGAGCGAGTAAATTttacaatcaaattaaatgtgTTTGAACTAGTGCTCCAACGTGGgctttttacaaaataacatttccCTTCAATTTGCAtttcaattgaataatttaacgtTTATTGTTTATACGTGTATTGAGAAGCTTTCTAATGTAAATGCATTTATGTAACCTGCATCATTCTCGAATGATTgaatgtcaataaaatttacaaacaaaaacgaACTGAAATGAAcaaatcattgtttttaatataaaattggccACGCACGGCAAACGTTTTCGACCCTGTGCATACAAGTATATAGCAATTGTCAGGCGATCGGTTAAACGGTATGGAAATTAATGTtctgcagcgccatctagcggacAGTTACAACAAACTGGATAAAAAGACTTGAtctgaaaaaatacatattcatgTCGATGTCTGTTTATGACAAagagatttataaatttttagattatttgtggtagggctatgtgcaaagcccaatctgggtaggtaccacccacttattagatgttctaccgccaaacagaagaACTCAGTACTgctccggttagaagggtgagtgagtcagtgtaactacaggcacaagggagataacatcttagtttccaaagttagtggcgcattgggaATGTATGGaatagttgatatttcttacagcgcctttgcctatgggtggtgaccacttaccaccagttgGCCCGTCCGgccgtccgcctatctatatcataaaattcttTGTTGCAGCTGAAAGTGGGTCGTGACCGTCTGCAACTTCATTCATATTTCAGGTCAATCTTGTCCAGATTTATAAATCAGAAGTGTACGATTTAAACAGTTGTTTAGACTTCGAACTGGGTTATAGCTCATAACGTACgttttaaaatacactttaaattTTACAGCGGCGAGCTAATAACCGTAATTGagttttaaaacatacatttgaaAACATCACTTAATTTAGAAACCATTTCAAGATATAAGAGTCGGTTTTTTCAATATTGCAATGCGGAGAAACACAAAGGCGATTTGATGTTAAGTGGTAACCTAAGATAAGTCttccttataatattaaccGATTGCTGATTGTAGGATGTTAtacgtctatttatttatttaaagtagaacagtttatttataataaataaacacccTGTGGTTCCAACAAAAGTCGCAGCCAGAAGTATGGAACTCGGCATTCCGTTCGGTACTTTCTATAGATTTACAGAATGTTAGTAATACAATTAACCGTTGCAGTTTAGTGTAAAGAGTATATCACCAACCATACTTGAGCCTTGAGGAACACGCCTTTAATTTCGGCTTCGCGGTTCCACATATCAGAGATCATCAAGTGATATTCTTAACATTATCTCTTAAAAtcgtttacatatatttataaagtaggtaGGTGGACGCTCATATGATGATTATTGGTAGTTATTAAGCACCGCTATGGACATTGGCATCGCTTCCTCATGATGTAGAAATGAAGTAGGTACATGAAAATTTTTGGTCTTACAAGATTCGAACTCGCAGTCTTCAATTGAAATTCGCGTATACTAAGCACTGGACCATTTCGACTCACATTAGAACAATATCAAAAGctgtaaaaaagataaaaatggtAACATATTGCTTTGTTGTGAACCAAAATAAACAAGAGTTTTATTTCGAGTCGTTCCTATTGCTGCAAGTGTTATTGTGGTAAATCTATCCCGTGATGTCAGCTCGACGGGCGTATCGGTATGTAAAAGATAGATTGCTTCGTCTATACGAGTCGATGCTTGCGTCATTCCGTTCCCCGACATGGATCTATTGTAAACAACTAAATGGACTCCAAACGATATGTCCCATTTTCCACGAAGAACTATGAATATGAGCTATATTTAAAAGGTTGATAAGATACACTAGAGTTATTCGGTTGAATGGTTTGTTTTCTAGGTTAATGGATACGGTGCTTCCCCGTCactgtacattttaattttgttttgttatattattttaaaaatgcaataaatgttACTCGCAGTAAGCTCTACTATAAAAGTACATTTATGCAATCGCATGTAGATTAATAATATGTCAAACGATAATGAAACTTGTATATTTGTCAttctataatttttcaataggaATATTGATTTCGTGTATTTGCATTTATTGTCCGAACACGACGATGTAGTATTTGACTATATTTGCTTCATTTGCTCGAATATAGAAAtacagttaataatatattcacatGTAAATAATGCAAATTCTGAATTCATGTTGTTTTACGTATTCACTTGTCGGTTTTAGTTTCAtatcaaatgattttaatacAGAAATATTTGCTCGTAAATATTAGTTGTAATGTGTGAACACATATTTGAGTTACTAGGTTTCGTCCGCAaattcgcttgcgttttagagGTTAGTTGTACAGCTATTATTCACAcagtatctttataaattatagcctatGAGTTATTCCGATGCTATATATTAGTGattagtttcattaaaatccattcggTAGTTATTGCGTAAAAgattaacaaacatccatatatacaaactttctccttcataatattagtaaggactATTGTTACGCCCAATAAAATGACGTTTAGACGAACGTACTGCATTAAGTGTAGTACACTTTATCGCCTCGTATCGCTCGGTGTAGCACCGTAAACGAGACTCATAAttcttataaatcaaatatactttacaagatttactaagaatattaaaattacatgttttGACGCAATATCAAagttttaaaagaaacattGTATCAATTTGTTCGTCGTAAACGAGGCAATAATGGTCggttagataaatttatttgacgttgaataaatttttcgttaaaaaaatatatacattttcctCGTCATCATTAATCAAGCACCAAGACTGTAACGGgggattttataaatgaatttcacTGTTTATTCAATCGTTTGGTTCCTTTGTTAGTAATACTTTGAGTTTTCGATAAGCTGGCTTAGTTCATGATGCATATTATGTACGTTGCATTGGATTTTGTTAATCGTGTTAATTCTAAACAATATCGCAGATATATCGTAGTACAATTTAAGTGTCACTGGATACGATGGCTtttgaattaattgttttattaacgatttaaaataattagcgcGGAGCTTGGCCTCCCgtgatatgtataaaattaatcccATGATTGCCTATTTGGTGTAATCGTTAACCAAAGTTTAGGGGTTTTCactaaaaaaaagaactaaatagCACATCGCAGTGTGGAAGTTGGATGTGTGTAAACTCCCGtgcattattacattacattaaattaacagcctgtaaatttcccgctgcttggctaaggcctcctctccctttgcggagaaggtttggagcttattctatcacgctgctccaatgcggcttggtggaatacatatgtggcattatttcgtcgaaattagacacatgcaggtttcctcatgatgttttctttcaccgccgagcacgagatgaattataaacacaaattaagcacatgaaaactaagtggtgcttgtctgggtttgaacccaaaatcatcggttaagatgtacgcgttctaaccactcggccatctcggctgtccCGTGCATCGGAAATCACAAACAGTTTGTTCTGCGCCTGAAATCATCCCGGTCGGGTTAGTTTTGccgttttattaaatcataGAACAGGGAAAGTTTGCCCACTTatgtattattatcataaacgaACGATTGATtattaccataaatatataatgaaactgtaaaattatataaagtatttgtagcgtaaaagttatattatgtaacGAATTTTCTAATAACGCTGCGACGTATATGTGGACTTTATCCCATTACCATATATTATACGGAGTGTTGAATTTAACTTTGCGACGTATGTATGACGTTCATACAGATTTCGAATTGACATAATTctccttaatatttattactgctCATTTTACAAAATCACTGGAAACATCTGTTAATGGTACCTCAGTTTATGCTATGTTATTTTAGTATGAATGATatagttttatatcttaaaaatattgttaacaaaatgtattaattttttgctCTATTCACCTTTAAACAGAGGAAAAAGTATTCGTTTGTATAAAaaagtcaatataaataattacttttaacaaatcatattttttatagcctAGTAGTATTAAAAAAGTGCAAAATTTCAGCCAGTTATGTAGAGTGGAAGCAGTCGAATCCAGTTATCAGATTTAACCCACACATATAAGGTGATTATGTACCATTTTCAACATCTCAAGGAGGATCTGTTCTTTTATCATCTGTTTGTCCTCTCGTAACAATGTGGGACCCTTTGTTAGATGTTTGAAGAGAAAAGTAAATAgatcgttattattatattatctgtcgGTGTGAAGCGGGACATGCAAGTCGACAAACACGATAATACATCGACGTAAACGGCTGAGGGAACCACCTACACGTTCTTGTTCATGCATTACTATGGTTTACACTAAG
This region of Vanessa atalanta chromosome 8, ilVanAtal1.2, whole genome shotgun sequence genomic DNA includes:
- the LOC125065617 gene encoding uncharacterized protein LOC125065617 isoform X1, with the protein product MHAVGLHSALAIRRERKRRAEQQRARERRYSVQSTESGVTSPHCSTGSLERRRYKTSRATENEVVSSVGMLHLGVVFLVLGMFLVASGWLPDDVTSWSSIGSVSWFNELVWSGLFALGVGVFLIILHKYLTKSEEDALEDYVQRQLTRSRSGHRLERDAETGGMRTKGARRARATEVLPETITETYNEPSPDRAHGFVNALAINGEAMRETPLEQIVEEEVSVTSETERRLGKFNKDTYSTPSVAPSLSPGSPSDTRELLSDGRYMIMSRM